The genomic segment tcaagattaaaattcagtgatgttgatcctggaccatcaagattcagatttactgatgttgatcctggaccatcaagattcaaattcacggatgttgatcctggaccatcaattttcaaattcactgatgttgatcctggactataaagattaaaattctgtgatgttgatcctggaccatcaagattcaaattcaccgatgttgatcctggaccatcaagatttaaattccgtgatgttgatcctggaccattaagaataaaatttactgattttgatcccggaccattaagattgaaattcactgatgttgatcctagaccatcaatattcaaattcactgatgttgatcctggaccatcaatattcaaattcactgatgttgatcctggacaatcaagattctaagtcagtgatgctgatcctggaccatcaagattgaaattcactgatgttgatcctggaccatcaaaagtaaaattcactgatgttgatcctggaccatcaagattcaaattccgtGATgctgaccctggaccatcaaaaataaaatttactgatgttgacctggaccatcaaaattaaaattcactgatgttgatcctggaccattaatattcaaattcactgatgttgatcctggaccatcaagattaaaattcagtgatgttgatcctggaccatcaagattcaaattcactgatgttgatcctggaccatcaagattcaaattcagtgatgttgatcctggaccatcaagattcaaattctccgatgttgatcctggaccattaagattgaaattcactaatgttgatcctggaccatcaagattcaaattccgtgatgttgatcctggaccatcaagattgaaattcactgatgttgatcctggaccatcaagaatcaatttctgtgatgctgatcctggaccatcaagaataaaatttactgatgttgatcctggatcatcaagattaaaatttactgatgttgatcccggaccatcaagattcaaattcagtgatgttgattctggaccattaagatttaaattcactgatgttgatcctggaccatcaaaagtaaaattcagtgatgttgatcctggaccatcaaaattcaaattcagtgatgctgatcctggaccagcaatattcatattcactgatgttgatcctggaccatcaacattgaaattcaatggtgttgatcctggaccatcaagattctaatttacagatgttgatcctggaccatcaagtatgaaattcactgatgttgatcctggaccatcaagattgaaattcactgatgttgatcctggaccatcaagattaaaagtctccgatgttgatcctggaccatcaagaataaaattcactgatgttgatcctggaccatcaagattcaaattctccaatgttgatcctggaccataaagattaaaattcagtgatgttgatcctggaccatcaagattgaaattcactgatgttgatcctggaccatcaagattaaaattctgtgatgttgatcctggaccatcaagattgaatgtcactgatgttgatcctggagcatcaagaataaaattcactgatgttgatcctggaccatcaagaatcaaattctccaatgttgatcctggaccataaagattaaaattcagtgatgttgatcctggaccatcaagattgaaattcactgatgttgatcctggaccatcaagattaaaattctgtgatgttgatcctggaccatcaagattgaatgtcactgatgttgatcctggagcatcaaaattcaaattcactgatgttgatcctggaccatcaagatgcatgttcagtgatgttgatcctggaccatcaagattcaaattcagtgatgccgatcctggaccatcaaatttaaaatatactgatgttgatcctggaccatcaaaagaaaaatttagtgatgttgatcatggaccatcaagattcaaattcagtgatgttgatcctggaccatcaatatttaaattcactgatgttgatcctggaccatcaaaattaaaatttactgatgttgatcctggaccatcaagattcaatttcactgattttgatcctgaaccattaatattcaaattcagtgatgttgatcctggaccatcaatattcaaatttactgatgttgatcctggaccatcaagattcaaattcagtgatgctgatcctggaccatcaagaaaaaaatttagtgatgttgatcctggatcatcaagattaaagttcactgatgttgatcctggaccatcaagaataaaatttacagatgttgatcctggatcatcaaaattcaaattcactgatgttgatcctggaccatcaagatgcatgttcagtgatgttaatcctggaccatcaatactcaaattcactgatgttgatcctggaccatcaagattaaatttagtgatgctgatcctggaccatcaagaataaaatttactcatatttatcctggaccatcaagattaataattagtaatgttgatcctggaccttcaagataaaaattcacttatGTGGATCATGGATAATCAAGATtttaattcagtgatgttgatcctggaccatcaatattcaaattcactgatgttgatcttggaccattaagaatcaaatttacagatgttgatcctggaccatcaagatttaagttcagtgatgttgatcctggaccatcaagaataaaagttcactgatgttgatcctggaccatcaaaagtaaaatttactgatgttgatcctggatcatcaatattcaaattcactgatgttgatcctggactataaagattaaattctgtgatgttgatcctggaccatcaagattcaaatacactgatgttgatcctgtaccatccaAATTCAAAgtctccgatgttgatcctggaccatcaaaagtcaAATtatccgatgttgatcctggaccatcaagattaataatcagttatgttgatcctggaccatcaatataaaacttcactgatgtttatccttgataatcaagaattaaatttactgatgttgatcctagataatcaagaattaaattcactgatgttgattttGACCATAAAGAatcaaatttacagatgttgatcctggaccataaagattcaagttcagtgatgttgatcctggaccatcaagatttaagtTCAGTGaggttaatcctggaccatcaagattaaaattcagtgatgttgatcctggaccatcaagattcagatttactgatgttgatcctggaccatcaagattcaaattcacggatgttgatcctggaccatcaattttcaaattcactgatgttgatcctggactataaagattaaaattctgtgatgttgatcctggaccatcaagattcaaattcaccgatgttgatcctggaccatcaagatttaaattccgtgatgttgatcctggaccattaagaataaaatttactgattttgatcccggaccattaagattgaaattcactgatgttgatcctagaccatcaatattcaaattcactgatgttgatcctggaccatcaatattcaaattcactgatgttgatcctggacaatcaagattctaagtcagtgatgctgatcctggaccatcaagattgaaattcactgatgttgatcctggaccatcaaaagtaaaattcactgatgttgatcctggaccatcaagattcaaattccgtGA from the Danio rerio strain Tuebingen ecotype United States chromosome 17, GRCz12tu, whole genome shotgun sequence genome contains:
- the LOC141378466 gene encoding uncharacterized protein; this encodes MNIAGPGSASLNLNFDGPGSTSLNFTFDGPGSTSVNLNLNGPESTSLNLNLDGPGSTSVNFNLDDPGSTSVNFILDGPGSASQKLILDGPGSTSVNFNLDGPGSTSRNLNLDGPGSTLVNFNLNGPGSTSENLNLDGPGSTSLNLNLDGPGSTSVNLNLDGPGSTSLNFNLDGPGSTSVNLNINGPGSTSVNFNFDGPGSTSVNLNLDGPGSTSQNFNLYSPGSTSVNLKIDGPGSTSVNLNLDGPGSTSVNLNLDGPGSTSLNFNLDGPGSTSLNLNLDGPGSTSLNLNLYGPGSTSVNLILYGQNQHQ